The Vicia villosa cultivar HV-30 ecotype Madison, WI linkage group LG1, Vvil1.0, whole genome shotgun sequence genome includes a region encoding these proteins:
- the LOC131617249 gene encoding aluminum-activated malate transporter 10-like, whose protein sequence is MWTFITSLYFKLCKFMKKSWEIGVNDPRKFIHCLKVGITLTVVSLFYYLNPLYGGVGGNAMWAVMTVVVVFEYTAGSTIYKGINRICGTTLAGLLAFGVHWVASKAGEKFELVIVGVFLFLLASAATFSRFIPIIKARSDYGVMIFILTFSLVSISGYRIDELFDVAKARILTIIIGTILCIIVSLIIRPVWAGLDLYVLVIGNLNKLADSFQGFVAQYFEEQTTSDEESNKKMIGYKSVLNSKATEETMANFARWEPPHGKFNFRHPWKQYLKIGATMRRCASCIEALNGCINSENKTSYDIKKIMSEPSMKVGANTASVLRELAITIKTMTKSNKLDILVIEMSNAAQELQNLLQNYATTLNKNGRELSYEEGKVEISIMKIIEVVTVVSLLDEIVVCVKDIVKCVGELSDSAKFKPAMLAKCDKSKPADNNKISPEEQNDEETIIKTLQIV, encoded by the exons ATGTGGACATTCATAACAAGTCTTTATTTCAAGTTGTGCAAATTTATGAAAAAATCTTGGGAAATTGGTGTGAATGATCCAAGAAAATTCATCCATTGTTTGAAAGTAGGAATAACACTTACAGTTGTTTCACTATTCTACTATTTAAATCCTTTGTATGGTGGAGTTGGAGGAAATGCTATGTGGGCAGTAATGACTGTTGTTGTAGTCTTTGAGTATACTGCTG GTTCTACAATATATAAAGGTATAAATAGAATATGTGGAACTACACTTGCTGGTCTTCTAGCCTTTGGTGTACATTGGGTTGCTAGTAAAGCTGGAGAGAAATTTGAACTAGTAATTGTTGGAGTCTTCCTCTTTCTACTAG CTTCTGCAGCTACATTCTCAAgatttataccaatcataaaggCTCGTTCTGATTATGGTGTCATGATATTTATCCTAACATTCAGTTTGGTTTCAATATCTGGTTATAGAATTGATGAACTGTTTGATGTTGCAAAAGCAAGAATTTTAACAATTATAATTGGCACTATTTTGTGCATTATCGTTAGTTTGATTATTCGACCGGTTTGGGCGGGTTTGGATCTATATGTTTTGGTCATCGGAAACCTCAACAAACTCGCAGACTCCTTTCAag GTTTTGTGGCTCAATATTTTGAAGAACAAACAACAAGTGATGAGGAGTCTAACAAAAAAATGATAGGTTACAAAAGTGTATTAAACTCCAAAGCAACAGAAGAAACAATG GCAAATTTTGCTAGATGGGAACCTCCACATGGAAAATTCAATTTCCGTCACCCATGGAAACAATATCTTAAAATTGGAGCCACAATGCGTAGGTGTGCTTCATGCATTGAAGCTCTTAATGGTTGCATAAATTCAGAAAATAAG ACCTCATATGACATCAAGAAAATTATGAGTGAACCATCTATGAAAGTTGGTGCAAACACTGCAAGTGTCTTAAGAGAGTTAGCAATTACAATCAAAACTATGACAAAGTCAAATAAACTTGATATTTTGGTCATAGAAATGAGCAATGCTGCGCAAGAGCTTCAAAATTTATTACAAAATTATGCAACCACACTTAATAAAAATGGAAGAGAATTATCCTATGAAGAAGGAAAAGTTGAAATCTCAATAATGAAAATTATTGAAGTGGTCACTGTGGTTTCTTTGCTTGATGAAATTGTTGTCTGTGTGAAAGACATTGTGAAATGTGTTGGAGAACTCTCAGATTCGGCGAAATTCAAACCCGCAATGTTGGCCAAGTGTGACAAATCCAAACCAGCAGATAATAATAAGATCTCTCCGGAAGAACAAAATGATGAAGAAACAATAATCAAGACACTCCAAATTGTTTGA